A region from the Takifugu rubripes chromosome 22, fTakRub1.2, whole genome shotgun sequence genome encodes:
- the rgs18 gene encoding regulator of G-protein signaling 18 isoform X2: protein MLGPGATQAAKMKEDSSRQKDKERTSRLSLFLAKSGSHENVSPHKTTNSTANNVSPELALRWSDSFEELLSHSDGVEVFSQFLRKEFSKENIEFWLACEEFKTIDSRTKMLSKAKYIYTVFCETDSPKEINIDYNTRMAIQRSMAKPTKGCFEAAQQQVYNLMKKDSYPRFLLSDTYLNLTRRRGPGATMFRRRSRSCVFNERGEAAAEPSAW, encoded by the exons ATGCTGGGTCCAGGAGCCACGCAGGCGGCGAAGATGAAGGAagacagcagcag ACAAAAAGACAAGGAGAGGACGAGTCGGCTGAGCCTTTTTCTGGCCAAGTCGGGCTCCCATGAAAACGTCAGCCCTCACAAAACGACAAACAGCACCGCCAACAA CGTCTCACCAGAGTTGGCTTTGCGATGGAGCGACTCCTTTGAAGAGCTGCTCAGCCACTCAG ACGGGGTGGAGGTCTTCTCTCAGTTCCTCAGGAAAGAGTTCAGCAAGGAGAACATCGAGTTCTGGTTGGCCTGCGAAGAATTCAAAACCATCGATTCGAGGACCAAAATGCTCTCCAAAGCCAAATACATTTACACGGTTTTCTGTGAGACAGACTCTCCTAAAGAG ATCAACATCGACTACAACACCAGGATGGCCATCCAGAGGAGCATGGCCAAGCCCACCAAGGGCTGTTTTGAGGCGGCCCAACAGCAGGTCTACAACCTCATGAAAAAGGACTCCTACCCCAggttcctcctctctgacacCTACCTAAACCTGACCCGGAGGAGGGGTCCCGGGGCCACCATGTTCCGCAGGAGGTCGCGCTCTTGCGTATTCAACGAAAGAGGCGAGGCCGCCGCTGAGCCCTCTGCCTGGTAA
- the LOC101078273 gene encoding regulator of G-protein signaling 21-like encodes MKAGLILGDAKGRFCCFPKDPLEDVETWAESVDKVLGCKAGQIAFREFLKSEYSEENILFWLACEEYKKIKAVPEMISSANRIYSEFVQTEAPKQVNIDCGTRENITKNMCQPSLTSFDTAQKLIYSLMARDCYPRFLKSDIYQGLLRRNESR; translated from the exons ATGAAAGCGGGGTTGATCCTCGGCGACGCCAAG GGTAGATTTTGTTGCTTCCCCAAGGACCCCCTGGAGGATGTTGAGACATGGGCCGAGTCAGTGGACAAGGTTCTGGGTTGCAAAG CCGGGCAGATCGCCTTCCGTGAGTTCCTGAAGTCCGAGTATAGCGAGGAGAACATATTGTTTTGGCTGGCCTGCGAGGAATACAAAAAGATCAAGGCGGTCCCGGAGATGATCTCCTCGGCCAACAGGATCTACTCAGAGTTTGTCCAGACAGAAGCACCCAAACAG GTCAATATAGATTGTGGGACCAGAGAGAACATCACGAAGAATATGTGCCAGCCGAGTCTGACATCCTTTGACACGGCGCAGAAGCTCATCTACAGCCTGATGGCCAGGGACTGCTACCCACGCTTCCTGAAATCTGACATCTATCAGGGACTCCTGAGGAGAAACGAGTCCAGGTGA
- the LOC101078046 gene encoding regulator of G-protein signaling 13-like: MDPDKRKGKDRSRPLRYCLRSSQVPKTKGLSFEEMTQWSLSLERLLSSKYGIQIFQAFLKSEFSDENIEFWMVCEDYKKIRSSFRMSSRAKKIFKCYIQAEATREINIDHKTRDLIRRNVAAPTRECFNDAQRIVYNLMEKDSYPRFLRSDIYRSLLDSTSKSMM; this comes from the exons ATGGATCCTGACAAGAGGAAGGGGAAAGATAG GAGCAGACCCTTGAGGTATTGCCTCAGGTCATCTCAGGTCCCAAAAACCAAAGG GTTGTCTTTTGAGGAGATGACACAGTGGTCGCTCTCTCTGGAGAGGCTTCTTTCATCCAAAT ACGGGATACAGATCTTCCAGGCCTTCCTGAAGTCCGAGTTCAGCGATGAGAACATTGAGTTTTGGATGGTGTGTGAGGATTACAAGAAGATCAGGTCTTCGTTCAGGATGTCCTCCAGAGCCAAAAAGATCTTCAAATGCTACATCCAGGCTGAGGCCACGAGAGAG ATCAACATTGATCACAAGACCAGAGACCTGATCAGGAGGAACGTGGCGGCGCCCACCCGAGAGTGCTTTAACGACGCCCAGAGGATCGTCTACAACCTCATGGAGAAGGACTCGTACCCGCGCTTCCTGAGGTCCGACATCTACCGCAGCCTGCTAGACTCGACTTCAAAGTCAATGATGTGA
- the LOC101077816 gene encoding regulator of G-protein signaling 21-like: MMPESLLQGGCCSFSPAPLDTQDTKRMCQAWKSRMHQFVQSPISWRRTCRKESKHGFLGESLDTLLSHKCGLALFRDFLKSEFCEENLDFWLACQEFRSVDSPEELRRRATSIYEEFVRANAKKQVNLDFDTRESISQNLQQPTPSCFAAAQRKIYGLMENSSFPRFVQSEQYKVLVQVRAGLAGFGRKQKGL; the protein is encoded by the exons ATGATGCCGGAGTCACTCTTGCAGGGGGGCTGCTGTAGCTTCTCCCCAGCACCCCTGGACACCCAGGACACAAAGAGAAT GTGTCAGGCCTGGAAGTCCAGGATGCATCAATTTGTCCAGAGTCCAATATCATGGAGGAGGACATGCAG GAAAGAATCAAAGCACGGCTTCCTGGGAGAGTCTCTGGACACGCTCCTTTCAcataaat GTGGACTGGCGCTGTTCCGGGACTTTCTGAAATCAGAGTTCTGCGAGGAAAACCTGGACTTCTGGCTGGCCTGCCAGGAGTTCAGAAGCGTCGACAGCCCAGAGGAGCTGAGACGAAGAGCCACAAGCATATACGAGGAGTTTGTCAGGGCTAACGCTAAAAAACAG GTAAATCTAGATTTCGACACAAGGGAGTCCATCAgtcagaacctccagcagcCGACTCCATCATGCTTCGCCGCCGCGCAGAGGAAAATTTATGGCCTGATGGAGAACAGCTCATTTCCACGTTTCGTTCAGTCAGAGCAGTACAAAGTCCTGGTTCAGGTTCGAGCAGGCTTGGCTGGCTTTGGGAGGAAACAGAAAGGCCTTTAA
- the ro60 gene encoding RNA-binding protein RO60: MDSSVSAVSSETNHTLCATGGASQWEVDDKTRLRRFLCYGCERHVYTAREEENLSLQSAGALTSMLQEGRGSEVVDEIKKLAREGRAVRLGPSLFALALCSQHSELKTRQAAFKALKEVCRDPAQLFAFIQKKKELKEGMRCGLWGRALRKAVSDWYNEQDAMSLAAAVTKCKQREGWSHRDLLRLCHTKPANEAIALICKYATKGWDEVQVAYSNKENSEEVAKVLSYLEVVEKVKHSCDETELINLIEEHKLEREQLLTDHLKSKQVWRALLKEMPLQSVLKFLGKMTASKIFEPGCLETQAVCDRIQCEATLKKAKIHPFSLLISLENYKRGQGYQGKRKWEPDSSIVKAVDSAFYKSFVNVEPVGKRFILAVDVSTSLSSVVPGTPVSTAIAAAAIAMTFARTEADAEVLAYSEGAVVPCSLTADMSLAEVTSELVKVPSGSTDCTLPVTWATERGRAADVFIILTNNLLWPFSASPVETLQKHRRKTGASSKLVICGLTSNGSALAATDDRGLLSICGFDLEALNVIRNLAEDLI; the protein is encoded by the exons ATGGATTCCTCCGTCAGCGCCGTATCTTCGGAGACCAACCACACCCTGTGCGCAACAGGTGGTGCCTCTCAGTGGGAGGTCGATGACAAGACCAGGCTTCGCCGCTTCCTCTGTTACGGTTGTGAAAGACATGTATACACCGCCcgagaggaggagaacctcAGCCTGCAGAGTGCCGGAGCCCTGACGTCCATGCTGCAGGAGGGCCGGGGTTCCGAAGTGGTGGACGAGATTAAAAAGTTGGCCCGGGAAGGCCGAGCTGTCCGTCTAGGCCCTTCCCTCTTTGCTTTGGCTTTGTGCTCCCAGCATTCCGAGCTGAAGACCAGACAGGCGGCGTTCAAAGCTCTGAAGGAGGTTTGCAGGGACCCCGCGCAGCTGTTTGCTTTCATCCAGAAGAAGAAGGAGTTGAAAGAAGGGATGAGGTGTGGGCTCTGGGGGCGCGCGCTCAGGAAAGCAGTGTCCGACTGGTACAACGAGCAGGACGCCATGAGTCTGGCTGCAGCCGTGACCAAATGtaaacagagagagggatggtCGCACCGGGACCTGCTCAGACTCTGTCACACCAAACCAGCCAATGAAG cCATCGCTTTAATCTGTAAATACGCAACAAAAGGGTGGGACGAGGTTCAGGTCGCTTACTCGAACAAAGAGAATTCAGAAGAGGTGGCCAAAGTGCTTTCGTACCTGGAAGTGGTGGAAAAAGTCAAGCACAGCTGCGATGAAACAGAGCTAATCAATTTAATCGAAGAACACAAACTGGAGAGGGAGCAGCTGTTGACAGACCATCTGAAGTCCAAACAG GTATGGAGAGCTCTGCTGAAGGAAATGCCCCTCCAGTCAGTGCTAAAGTTCTTGGGTAAGATGACGGCAAGCAAAATCTTCGAACCCGGATGTTTGGAAACACAAGCCGTGTGTGACAGGATCCAGTGTGAAGCTACATTAAAGAAG GCCAAGATTCATCCATTCAGCCTCCTCATATCGTTAGAAAACTACAAAAGAGGCCAAGGATACCAGGGAAAGAGAAAATGGGAGCCTGACAGCAGTATCGTCAAAGCCGTGGATTCTGCCTTTTACAAGAGCTTCGTG AACGTCGAGCCTGTGGGTAAACGCTTCATATTGGCGGTGGACGTGAGCACCTCCCTGAGCAGCGTTGTCCCGGGAACGCCAGTCAGCACCGCCATTGCTGCCGCCGCCATCGCCATG ACTTTTGCGAGAACGGAGGCAGACGCGGAGGTGCTGGCCTACTCGGAAGGAGCCGTGGTTCCCTGCTCTCTCACGGCCGACATGTCTCTGGCAGAAGTGACGTCCGAACTGGTCAAA GTGCCGAGCGGCAGCACAGactgcacacttcctgtcacgtgGGCcacagagaggggcagagcagcAGACGTGTTTATCATTCTGACCAATAACCTGCTGTGGCCGTTCTCTGCCAGTCCAGTGGAGACTCTGCAGAAGCACAGACGG AAAACCGGAGCCAGTTCCAAGTTGGTGATATGTGGGCTGACCTCTAATGGTTCTGCGTTAGCGGCCACAGATGATCGGGGCTTGCTGAGCATCTGCGGCTTTGACCTCGAAGCTCTGAACGTCATCCGTAACCTGGCCGAGGACTTGATCTGA
- the cdc73 gene encoding parafibromin produces MADVLSVLRQYNMKKKEIVAKGDEVIFGEFSWPKNVKTNYIIWGTGKEGQPKEYYTLDSILFLLNNVHLPHPSYVRRAATENIPVVRRPDRKDLLSYLNSDGATSTSIDRSAPIEIGLQRPTQVKRAADEVSSEAKKPRVEDEERVRLDKERLAARLEGHKEGIVQTDQIRSLSEAMSVEKIAAIKAKIMAKKRSTIKTDLDDDITLKQRSFVDAEVDVTRDIVSRERVWRTRTTILQSSGKNFSKNIFAILQSVKAREEGRAPEQRPAQNPTQPDVSLRNKQPVPTAYNRYDQERFKGKEETEGFKIDTMGTYHGMTLKSVTEGASARKAQTPALQPVPRPVSQARPPPNQKKGSRTPIIIIPAATTSLITMLNAKDLLQDLKFVTSEDKKKQGIPRDNEVLLQRRKDQIQPGGTTLSVTVPYRVIDQPLKLAPQDWDRVVAVFVQGPAWQFKGWPWLLPDGSPVDIFAKIRAFHLKYDEAKTDPNVQKWDVTVLELSRHRRHLDRPVFLRFWETLDKYMVKHKSHLRF; encoded by the exons ATGGCGGACGTGTTGAGTGTTCTCCGACAGTACaacatgaagaaaaaagaaatcgtCGCTAAAGGCGACGAGGTCATCTTTGGGGAGTTCTCCTGGCCGAAAAACGTCAAAACCAACTACATAATATGGGG AACTGGTAAAGAGGGCCAGCCAAAAGAGTATTACACGTTGGACTCGATCCTGTTCTTGCTCAACAATGTGCATCTCCCACATCCATCCTATGTGCGACGGGCTGCA ACGGAGAACATTCCTGTTGTCAGGCGTCCTGATCGAAAGGACCTTCTGTCATACCTCAACAGTGATGGAG CTACATCGACAAGTATTGACAGAAGTGCGCCTATCGAGATAGGTTTGCAACGTCCGACACAAG TGAAACGAGCAGCAGACGAGGTCTCTTCTGAAGCCAAAAAACCAAGGGTTGAG GATGAGGAGCGAGTTCGCCTTGACAAAGAGCGTCTGGCTGCTCGCTTGGAGGGCCATAAAGAGGGTATCGTGCAGACTGACCAGATCAG GTCTCTGTCAGAGGCCATGTCAGTGGAGAAAATTGCAGCCATCAAGGCCAAAATCATGGCCAAAAAGCGTTCTACCATCAAAACAGACCTGGATGACGACATCACCCTGAAGCAGAGAAGCTTCGTAGACGCAGAGGTGGACGTCACCAGAGACATTGTCAGCAGGGAGAGGGTGTGGAGGACCAGGACTACCATCCTCCAGAGCAGTGGAAAG AACTTTTCCAAGAACATCTTTGCCATCCTTCAGTCAGTGAAAGCCAGAGAAGAAGGTAGAGCACCAGAGCAGAGACCAGCACAGAACCCGACTCAGCCG GACGTTTCCCTCCGGAACAAGCAGCCTGTCCCAACCGCCTACAACAGATACGATCAGGAGAGATTCAAAGGAAAAGAGG AAACGGAGGGTTTCAAGATCGACACCATGGGCACCTACCACGGCATGACCCTGAAGTCAGTGACG gaaGGAGCATCAGCACGGAAAGCGCAGACACCAGCTTTGCAGCCCGTCCCACGTCCAG TTTCACAGGCCAGACCACCACCCAATCAGAAGAAAG GTTCCAGGAcgcccatcatcatcatccccgCTGCCACCACTTCGCTCATCACGATGCTCAATGCTAAAGACCTTCTGCAGGACCTGAA GTTTGTCACCTCGGAGGACAAGAAGAAGCAGGGCATCCCGCGGGACAATGAGGTCCTGCTTCAGAGGCGCAAAGACCAGATCCAGCCCGGCGGCACCACGCTGAGCGTCACCGTGCCGTACCGCGTCATCGACCAGCCACTGAAGCTGGCGCCGCAGGACTG GGATCGCGTGGTGGCCGTGTTCGTGCAGGGGCCTGCCTGGCAGTTCAAGGGCTGGCCGTGGCTGCTGCCCGACGGCTCCCCCGTCGACATATTTGCCAAAA TTCGGGCTTTTCACTTGAAGTATGACGAGGCCAAGACAGACCCCAACGTTCAGAAATGGGACGTGACCGTGCTGGAGCTCAGCCGCCACCGGCGCCACTTGGACCGGCCCGTGTTCCTGCGCTTTTGGGAAACTCTTGACAA ATACATGGTCAAACACAAATCGCACCTCAGGTTCTGA
- the LOC105418153 gene encoding beta-1,3-galactosyltransferase 2: protein MQWRRRRCCTHAAVFYLLSLLGLVVFLVHQAWLPRLSPLHSGVPIIGAGEAHTAKTKWNSSSQHSAWRLLIVAQLNSGVNANLSSHKKESTSFHPGGPRSGNTTATIAEGELDGRISPGPFPYTINEPDKCMQDRQAPFLVLLIATEARQVEARNAIRQTWGNESALPAPGFIRLFLLGKTEGELGILQQRMLVAESQRYHDILQQDFLDSYKNLTIKTLMGMNWVAAHCPQASYVMKTDSDMFVNTEYLVYKLLRPEIKPKKNYFTGNNMRGFGPNRNKNSKWYMPPETYPEDKYPTFCSGTGYVFSGDLASKIYGASLNVPRLHLEDVYVGVCLATLGIEPTPPANAFLFNHWRVSYSSCKYSHLITSHGFQPNELLKYWHHLQNNKHNACVAKGRGGRTRSGMQRGGKFPINFQKS from the coding sequence ATGCAGTGGaggcgccgccgctgctgtaCGCACGCAGCTGTTTTCTATCTCCTCTCCCTGCTGGGTTTGGTCGTCTTCCTGGTCCACCAGGCGTGGCTGCCCCGGCTTTCGCCCCTCCACAGCGGCGTTCCCATCATAGGAGCCGGTGAAGCTCATACCGCCAAAACCAAGTGGAACTCTAGCAGCCAACATTCAGCTTGGAGGCTCCTCATTGTTGCTCAGCTGAACTCTGGGGTCAATGCCAACCTCAGTTCCCACAAGAAGGAAAGCACTTCCTTTCATCCAGGGGGGCCGAGGTCTGGAAACACCACGGCAACCATTGCAGAGGGAGAGCTGGATGGAAGGATAAGCCCCGGGCCATTCCCTTACACCATCAACGAGCCAGACAAATGCATGCAGGACAGGCAGGCGCCGTTTCTGGTGCTGCTGATAGCCACCGAGGCTCGGCAGGTGGAGGCCAGGAACGCTATACGCCAGACGTGGGGGAACGAGAGCGCGCTGCCCGCTCCGGGATTCATCCGGCTCTTCCTGCTGGGGAAGACCGAGGGGGAGCTGGGAATTTTGCAGCAGAGAATGCTGGTAGCAGAGAGTCAGCGTTACCATGACATCCTTCAGCAGGACTTCCTGGATTCCTACAAAAACCTAACGATCAAAACACTGATGGGAATGAACTGGGTGGCGGCCCACTGCCCACAGGCCAGCTACGTCATGAAGACGGACAGCGACATGTTCGTCAACACCGAGTACCTCGTTTACAAACTACTCAGGccggaaatcaagcccaaaaaGAACTACTTCACGGGTAACAACATGAGAGGTTTCGGACCCAACCGGAATAAAAACAGTAAGTGGTACATGCCCCCGGAGACGTACCCAGAGGACAAGTATCCCACCTTCTGCTCAGGAACCGGCTATGTCTTCTCTGGAGACCTGGCTTCCAAAATCTATGGCGCGTCGCTCAACGTTCCGCGCCTGCACCTGGAGGACGTGTACGTGGGGGTTTGCCTAGCTACCCTCGGGATCGAGCCGACCCCGCCCGCCAACGCTTTCCTCTTCAACCACTGGCGGGTGTCGTACTCCAGCTGCAAGTACAGCCACCTGATCACCTCGCACGGGTTCCAGCCCAACGAGCTGCTCAAGTACTGGCATCACCTccagaacaacaaacacaacGCCTGCGTCGccaaggggaggggggggcggacGCGCTCAGGGATGCAGAGGGGGGGAAAGTTTCCCATCAATTTCCAGAAGAGTTAA
- the LOC105418152 gene encoding coagulation factor XIII B chain-like, with protein MGSTRVTLALLLCFAGPRNAQVELVSCRPPMLTGGYFVPEKESYDSGAQVAYTCEEGHKPAAEGWWSTSLCQGGTWVPRPQCIDEGACLPPEITNANFPPSDNGWYPHGHKIRVTCIEGYTHQNFRATAQCGNGSWSTLPVCTKHLGACDEPPRILNAVVINRGHQEVFTEDSQVQYQCKEGYVMEGGSADKKSICSGGKWADVPKCTALCVLDAAHYPSSTVKLSGVQYLKEGEEREIPCIWHWDPHTSLARCTRGKVTLFPCCRVSGRQWNPCRW; from the exons ATGGGCTCCACACGTGTCACCCTCGCTCTCCTGCTCTGCTTTGCGGGGCCTCGGAATG CTCAGGTAGAACTAGTATCCTGTCGCCCCCCCATGCTGACGGGTGGATATTTTGTTCCGGAAAAGGAATCCTACGACTCGGGCGCCCAGGTCGCTTATACGTGTGAAGAAGGACACAAACCCGCAGCGGAGGGTTGGTGGTCAACAAGTTTATGTCAGGGTGGCACCTGGGTACCCAGACCTCAGTGTATAG ATGAAGGAGCCTGCCTTCCACCAGAGATAACCAATGCTAATTTCCCACCGAGCGACAATGGCTGGTACCCGCATGGACATAAAATACGGGTAACGTGCATAGAAGGATACACGCACCAGAACTTTCGCGCCACGGCCCAGTGTGGGAACGGTTCTTGGTCCACCCTACCGGTCTGTACCA AGCACCTTGGTGCGTGTGATGAGCCCCCTCGGATCCTAAACGCTGTGGTCATCAACCGGGGTCACCAGGAGGTGTTTACCGAAGATTCCCAGGTGCAGTATCAATGCAAAGAGGGGTacgtgatggagggaggaagcgcTGATAAGAAATCGATCTGTAGCGGCGGAAAGTGGGCTGATGTCCCCAAGTGCA CTGCTTTATGCGTGTTGGATGCTGCCCATTATCCCTCATCCACTGTTAAACTTTCCGGAGTTCAGTACctaaaggaaggagaggagagggaaattCCCTGCATTTGGCACTGGGATCCACACACCAGCCTCGCACGATGCACGAGGGGAAAAGTAACTTTATTCCCCT GTTGCCGAGTATCTGGGCGTCAGTGG AACCCTTGTCGATGGTAA
- the LOC105418151 gene encoding complement factor H-related protein 1-like isoform X2 has translation MLGARLVFGLLWFPGLLNAQKAGRPCQPPKLDDGYFVPQQTTYLHEEQISYACEKGHKRVLGGWWATSKCLDGNWSHNPQCINENDCGLPTILNGKYNQDPMGWYEEGDVIRVTCDPGREHQDRVATAKCINGTWSSIPVCVKSPEACLPPPKIPHGVITDGPYRDLFEVDSSVKYKCEDGYTIKGTTSGDKIFCISGNWTEVPKCIKTSGQAGGEGGATETGGKPGTSPGTSPGTSTTPGAVSCGTRPVVINGALAQVTTSYLRYQCARYYKLVGPDTVYCRSSGLWTQVPVCEANYCYLNTALYPALEDTNHRYLDINEIRDFKCVSQGWWQTDHYSRVQCTSSRILTLSKCCGWFTPQGLC, from the exons ATGTTGGGGGCACGTCTCGTATTTGGGCTCCTCTGGTTTCCAGGCCTGTTGAACG CACAGAAGGCTGGTCGGCCGTGTCAGCCTCCCAAGCTGGATGATGGGTATTTTGTGCCTCAGCAAACGACGTATCTCCATGAAGAGCAGATCAGTTACGCCTGTGAGAAGGGACATAAGAGGGTGCTGGGTGGGTGGTGGGCCACCAGCAAATGTCTGGACGGCAACTGGTCCCACAATCCCCAGTGTATCA ATGAAAACGATTGCGGTCTACCAACCATTCTCAACGGAAAATACAACCAAGACCCCATGGGTTGGTACGAGGAGGGTGATGTCATTAGGGTGACCTGCGACCCAGGACGCGAACACCAGGACAGAGTCGCCACGGCCAAGTGCATAAACGGAACCTGGTCCTCCATTCCGGTGTGTGTCA AAAGTCCAGAGGCGTGCCTACCGCCTCCCAAGATCCCTCATGGCGTTATCACTGACGGGCCGTACAGAGATCTGTTTGAAGTGGATTCAAGTGTCAAGTACAAGTGTGAAGACGGATACACTATCAAGGGAACGACCAGTGGAGACAAAATCTTCTGCATATCTGGAAATTGGACCGAAGTCCCAAAATGTA TAAAAACCTCTGGACAagctggtggagaaggtggagccaCAGAGACAGGTGGAAAACCTGGAACATCTCCTGGAACATCTCCCGGAACATCCACTACCCCAGGAG CTGTATCCTGTGGGACACGTCCAGTAGTTATTAACGGCGCTCTAGCCCAGGTGACAACATCATACCTGAGATACCAGTGTGCCCGCTATTATAAACTGGTCGGCCCCGACACTGTGTACTGTCGAAGCAGCGGCTTGTGGACGCAGGTCCCCGTGTGCGAAG ctaACTACTGCTACTTGAACACGGCTTTGTATCCTGCGTTGGAAGATACGAACCATCGCTATTTGGATATCAACGAGATAAGGGATTTCAAATGTGTAAGTCAGGGATGGTGGCAGACGGACCATTACTCTCGGGTTCAATGCACTAGCTCAAGAATCTTAACCTTATCCAAAT GTTGTGGCTGGTTCACACCGCAG GGACTCTGCTAA
- the LOC105418151 gene encoding complement factor H-like isoform X1, translating to MLGARLVFGLLWFPGLLNAQKAGRPCQPPKLDDGYFVPQQTTYLHEEQISYACEKGHKRVLGGWWATSKCLDGNWSHNPQCINENDCGLPTILNGKYNQDPMGWYEEGDVIRVTCDPGREHQDRVATAKCINGTWSSIPVCVKSPEACLPPPKIPHGVITDGPYRDLFEVDSSVKYKCEDGYTIKGTTSGDKIFCISGNWTEVPKCIKTSGQAGGEGGATETGGKPGTSPGTSPGTSTTPGGFPSGSTSIKDQYVTTVSCGTRPVVINGALAQVTTSYLRYQCARYYKLVGPDTVYCRSSGLWTQVPVCEANYCYLNTALYPALEDTNHRYLDINEIRDFKCVSQGWWQTDHYSRVQCTSSRILTLSKCCGWFTPQGLC from the exons ATGTTGGGGGCACGTCTCGTATTTGGGCTCCTCTGGTTTCCAGGCCTGTTGAACG CACAGAAGGCTGGTCGGCCGTGTCAGCCTCCCAAGCTGGATGATGGGTATTTTGTGCCTCAGCAAACGACGTATCTCCATGAAGAGCAGATCAGTTACGCCTGTGAGAAGGGACATAAGAGGGTGCTGGGTGGGTGGTGGGCCACCAGCAAATGTCTGGACGGCAACTGGTCCCACAATCCCCAGTGTATCA ATGAAAACGATTGCGGTCTACCAACCATTCTCAACGGAAAATACAACCAAGACCCCATGGGTTGGTACGAGGAGGGTGATGTCATTAGGGTGACCTGCGACCCAGGACGCGAACACCAGGACAGAGTCGCCACGGCCAAGTGCATAAACGGAACCTGGTCCTCCATTCCGGTGTGTGTCA AAAGTCCAGAGGCGTGCCTACCGCCTCCCAAGATCCCTCATGGCGTTATCACTGACGGGCCGTACAGAGATCTGTTTGAAGTGGATTCAAGTGTCAAGTACAAGTGTGAAGACGGATACACTATCAAGGGAACGACCAGTGGAGACAAAATCTTCTGCATATCTGGAAATTGGACCGAAGTCCCAAAATGTA TAAAAACCTCTGGACAagctggtggagaaggtggagccaCAGAGACAGGTGGAAAACCTGGAACATCTCCTGGAACATCTCCCGGAACATCCACTACCCCAGGAG GATTTCCCTCCGGATCGACCAGTATCAAAGATCAATACGTCACGA CTGTATCCTGTGGGACACGTCCAGTAGTTATTAACGGCGCTCTAGCCCAGGTGACAACATCATACCTGAGATACCAGTGTGCCCGCTATTATAAACTGGTCGGCCCCGACACTGTGTACTGTCGAAGCAGCGGCTTGTGGACGCAGGTCCCCGTGTGCGAAG ctaACTACTGCTACTTGAACACGGCTTTGTATCCTGCGTTGGAAGATACGAACCATCGCTATTTGGATATCAACGAGATAAGGGATTTCAAATGTGTAAGTCAGGGATGGTGGCAGACGGACCATTACTCTCGGGTTCAATGCACTAGCTCAAGAATCTTAACCTTATCCAAAT GTTGTGGCTGGTTCACACCGCAG GGACTCTGCTAA